One Streptomyces sp. NBC_00223 genomic window carries:
- a CDS encoding aldo/keto reductase codes for MRYRRLGRTGLLLPEISLGLWQNFGDDGPADRHRAIVTHAFDRGVTHFDLANNYGLPAGSAEANFGAVLRRDLRHHRDELIISSKAGYRMWPGPYGEWGSRKYLTASLDQSLTRLGVDYVDVFYSHRPDPHTPLEETVGALADLVARGKALYVGISNYDVEQTRAAVELLKDLRVPLAVHQPRYSMLDRGPEEGLLDVLGGSGVGCVCYSPLAQGLLTSRYLDGTPTGSRMARGDTLRSAALSDTLLATLRGLDALARERGRTLAQTALSWALRDPRVTSLIVGASSVAQFDDSLAALRSPAFSDEELARVDRLLADAAGAEI; via the coding sequence ATGAGATACCGCAGGCTCGGCAGGACCGGGCTGCTGCTCCCCGAGATCTCCCTCGGCCTGTGGCAGAACTTCGGCGACGACGGGCCGGCCGACCGGCACCGGGCGATCGTCACCCACGCGTTCGACCGCGGTGTCACCCACTTCGACCTCGCGAACAACTACGGCCTCCCCGCGGGCTCCGCCGAGGCGAACTTCGGCGCGGTCCTGCGGCGCGACCTGCGCCACCACCGCGACGAGCTGATCATCTCCTCCAAGGCCGGCTACCGCATGTGGCCCGGCCCGTACGGCGAATGGGGCTCGCGCAAGTATCTGACCGCCAGCCTCGACCAGTCGCTGACCCGGCTGGGCGTGGACTACGTCGACGTCTTCTACTCGCACCGCCCCGACCCGCACACCCCGCTGGAGGAGACGGTCGGCGCGCTCGCCGACCTGGTGGCCCGCGGCAAGGCGCTGTACGTCGGGATCTCCAACTACGACGTGGAGCAGACCCGCGCGGCCGTCGAACTGCTCAAGGACCTGCGGGTGCCGCTCGCGGTCCACCAGCCGCGCTACTCGATGCTCGACCGGGGGCCGGAGGAGGGGCTGTTGGACGTGCTCGGCGGCAGCGGGGTGGGATGCGTGTGCTACTCGCCGCTGGCACAGGGGCTCCTGACCAGCCGCTATCTGGACGGCACCCCGACCGGCTCCCGGATGGCGCGCGGCGACACGCTCAGGTCGGCGGCCCTCAGCGACACGCTTCTGGCCACCCTGCGCGGGCTCGACGCCCTCGCGCGCGAACGCGGCCGGACGCTCGCCCAGACCGCGCTGTCCTGGGCGCTGCGGGACCCGCGTGTCACCTCGCTGATCGTCGGCGCGAGCAGCGTCGCGCAGTTCGACGACAGCCTGGCGGCGCTGCGCAGTCCCGCTTTCAGCGACGAGGAACTGGCCCGTGTCGACCGGCTGTTGGCGGACGCCGCCGGAGCGGAGATCTGA
- a CDS encoding DUF6343 family protein produces the protein MRRTGSEPTQARSPLRLRLTLALCGVVWGIAAAVAFVLIGHPGWAAVVAAIAAIAAVDAGLVIRRMRQGSRYQPGRDVPPYLPPERRNRRGR, from the coding sequence GTGCGCAGGACCGGTTCGGAACCGACTCAGGCCCGCAGTCCGCTGCGGCTCAGGCTCACGCTGGCCTTGTGCGGGGTGGTCTGGGGGATCGCCGCCGCGGTCGCCTTCGTCCTGATCGGCCACCCCGGCTGGGCGGCGGTGGTCGCCGCGATCGCCGCGATCGCGGCGGTGGACGCGGGCCTGGTGATCCGGCGGATGCGGCAGGGGTCGCGGTATCAGCCGGGCCGCGATGTGCCGCCGTACCTCCCGCCCGAGCGGCGGAACCGCCGCGGACGGTGA
- a CDS encoding carbohydrate ABC transporter permease: MATAPTGRWRARRRLLTYLGLVVAVLITLLPFLWMLLGSFKTQGEILRDPSGFLPAHPTTGNYGTWFTRLHLGRFFLNSLVVALVTVAGNLLFCSMVGHALAKFDFAGKRLVFALVMITLMVPGVVTFVPLFVLVTKLGLTNTYAALILPFLTSPLGVFMMRQFIGQIPDTLLEAARIDGAGELRIWARIVMPLCGPPLATLGILTFLGSWNNFLWPLVAAQSEDMYTLPVALSLYSTGQIATEYGLLLAGSVLVIAPIVLVFVVLQRYFTQSIATVGVK, translated from the coding sequence ATGGCGACGGCACCGACCGGCCGCTGGAGGGCACGGCGGCGGCTGCTCACGTATCTCGGCCTGGTCGTCGCGGTCCTGATCACCCTGCTGCCCTTCCTGTGGATGCTGCTGGGGTCGTTCAAGACCCAGGGCGAGATCCTGCGCGACCCGTCCGGCTTCCTGCCCGCGCACCCGACCACCGGCAACTACGGCACCTGGTTCACCCGGCTGCACCTCGGGCGGTTCTTCCTCAACAGCCTGGTCGTCGCGCTGGTCACCGTCGCCGGCAATCTGCTCTTCTGCTCGATGGTCGGCCACGCCCTGGCCAAGTTCGACTTCGCGGGCAAACGGCTGGTGTTCGCCCTGGTGATGATCACGCTGATGGTGCCGGGCGTGGTGACCTTCGTACCGCTCTTCGTGCTCGTCACCAAGCTCGGTCTGACCAACACCTACGCGGCGCTGATCCTGCCCTTCCTGACCTCGCCGCTCGGGGTCTTCATGATGCGGCAGTTCATCGGGCAGATCCCGGACACCCTGCTGGAGGCGGCCAGGATCGACGGCGCCGGCGAACTGCGCATCTGGGCGAGGATCGTCATGCCGCTGTGCGGGCCGCCACTGGCCACGCTGGGCATCCTGACGTTCCTCGGCTCGTGGAACAACTTCCTGTGGCCGCTCGTCGCCGCCCAGAGCGAGGACATGTACACCCTGCCGGTCGCGCTGTCGCTGTACTCGACCGGGCAGATCGCCACCGAGTACGGCCTGCTGCTCGCCGGTTCCGTCCTGGTCATCGCGCCCATCGTGCTCGTATTCGTCGTCCTCCAGCGGTACTTCACCCAGAGCATCGCGACCGTGGGCGTCAAGTAG
- a CDS encoding aldo/keto reductase, translated as MRVTTLGRSGPEVGVVGLGCMGMTHAYDPVGRDDATSVDVIRQAVDLGANLIDTSDVYGPFTNEELVGRALVGTYRERAVLATKVGLVVESRTGDRIVYGHNGTPEHIRRSIDGSLLRLGTDHVDLYQLHRVDPAVPIEETWGAMAEAVESGKVRTLGLSEVGVPEIQRADRVHPVASVQSELSLWTRETLTEVLPYCDREGIAFLPFAPLGRGFLAGRFSSFEDLPADDVRRSYQRFQQDALHANLTLVGRVRALAERIGATPAQVALAWVIAQGRHVIPIPGTKTPKYLMDNVGAAQVTLTAEDLAELDMLPEATGARF; from the coding sequence ATGCGCGTCACCACACTCGGCAGGTCAGGTCCCGAAGTCGGCGTCGTCGGCCTCGGCTGCATGGGGATGACCCACGCCTACGACCCGGTCGGCCGCGACGACGCCACGTCCGTGGACGTCATCCGCCAGGCGGTCGACCTCGGCGCCAACCTGATCGACACGTCCGATGTGTACGGGCCTTTCACCAACGAGGAGTTGGTCGGCAGGGCGCTGGTGGGAACGTACCGGGAGCGTGCCGTACTGGCCACCAAGGTGGGCCTGGTGGTCGAGTCGCGGACCGGCGACCGCATTGTGTACGGGCACAACGGCACGCCCGAGCACATCCGGCGGTCCATCGACGGCAGCCTGCTGCGTCTGGGCACCGACCATGTCGACCTCTACCAACTCCACCGGGTGGACCCGGCCGTGCCGATCGAGGAGACGTGGGGCGCGATGGCCGAGGCCGTCGAGTCGGGCAAGGTGCGGACGCTCGGTCTGTCCGAGGTGGGTGTGCCGGAGATCCAACGCGCCGACCGTGTCCACCCGGTGGCCTCCGTCCAGTCCGAACTGTCGCTGTGGACAAGGGAGACGCTGACCGAGGTGCTGCCGTACTGCGACCGGGAGGGCATCGCCTTCCTGCCGTTCGCCCCGCTGGGCCGCGGCTTCCTCGCGGGGCGGTTCTCGTCGTTCGAGGACCTTCCGGCCGACGACGTACGGCGCTCCTACCAGCGCTTCCAGCAGGACGCCCTGCACGCCAACCTCACCCTGGTCGGCAGGGTGCGCGCGCTCGCCGAGCGGATCGGCGCGACGCCCGCACAGGTCGCGCTGGCCTGGGTGATCGCGCAGGGCCGCCATGTCATCCCGATCCCTGGCACGAAGACGCCGAAGTACCTGATGGACAACGTGGGGGCGGCCCAGGTGACGCTCACCGCCGAGGATCTGGCGGAGCTGGACATGCTCCCGGAGGCCACCGGGGCCCGTTTCTGA